In Scomber japonicus isolate fScoJap1 chromosome 3, fScoJap1.pri, whole genome shotgun sequence, the genomic window GAGGTGGAGGTGAATCTGTTCAATTCTCAGAGGCTGAATGTAAATCTGCAGACACCTTAGAGCCTGTCAGGTTAAGCATTAACTGTCAAATCAAAAGTCTGCTTATCTGTTTGACTGAACACTGCAGACTTTGGACTTTTAATAACACTGCAGTTAGTTCATATCATTAATAATAGCAGCAATGTGGTTCTGGCCATGTTGACTTGCACTGATGGAGACTTGTTGCTGAGAGGATTGAAAGAATTACGCTGTAAACAGAGGACATTATTAATGAACCGAGAACAGCCTTCAGCTGGATTTAACACAGATGGCCCTGACAGTTTGGCACATTGTTCCTTCGTCATCCTTCATCCAGTCCTTTAATCAGCTTGGGAACATTGTCTACTCACTCCTGTGAACGTGACACTGCTTCCAAAATAGTCAAAGCACAATCATGCATGTCAGCCATAACACCGGTCAGGATTTCCTTTGTCCAAGTAAAACACACCAAAGATCTCCCTTTATAACTTTCCTGTCTTGACAGTCTGTAATCCTCCTCTGTACAGATGCGGGCCAATGGTTCTTGATGCCCTGATCAAGATCAAAAATGAGATGGACTCCACTCTGACTTTCCGCCGCTCCTGCAGAGAAGGTCAGTGATATGAAGGGTGGAGTGAGACACCAGTAAATTATTGACCTCTAAAtgataaaacaatcattaaatgTGGCCAATAATACATATGTGTAATCATTCCATcttaaaattatgaaaaaataatcaGATCTGAAATGgatttctaaaatgtaaaacaattgtATAAGTTATTTTAAGAACATGTGAGTTAATAAACAATAATCAACCACAAAAAGTCTcaaattaacatttaacattaaagtTGTGCACATAATAATACTGTACAGTCTCCCTCTTTACTTTTTTCTAGTGAAACAGCATTTTCTGGTGGTACACTACAATGATAAACTACTTGTGATAGAAAAATGATGGAAAAGCTGTATTTATGTTCAGACTATTCTGCCtcagaaataatatttaaagcttttttgcaggtatttgtgGATCCTGTGCAATGAACATCAATGGGGGAAACACACTGGCCTGTCTCAACAAGATTGACACCAACATTAGCAAACCAACCAAGATTTACCCCCTCCCACACATGTATGTGGTCAAAGATCTGGTGCCTGTGAGTAAATGTCCTAAATTATGACTCCACCACACCCTGAACATTAGGTAGTTTATCTGAAGGGGATCtgaagtattttatatttaattttacattttccaAGTTTCATGCAGGCCTGCCTCTGATTGCATTGTGTTTGCAGGACATGAGTAACTTCTATGCTCAGTACAAGTCGATTGAACCATACCTGAAGAAGAAGGATGATtcaaaggaagggaaggagcaGTACCTGCAGTCTGTGGAGGACCGGCAGAAACTGGTACAGCACTGCTTTGAGTTTGGTTTCATGCTTATAGATGCATTTTCCAGGTGTTCAAAGTCTCATGACACTAAATatcctgtcttcctcctcgCATGCAGGACGGGCTGTACGAATGTATCCTGTGCGCCTGCTGCAGTACGAGCTGCCCCAGCTACTGGTGGAACGGAGACAAATACCTGGGGCCTGCTGTACTCATGCAGGtatatgtgcatttgtgtgtatgagcaCATAAATATCAGGGACATTGATAAAAAAGCAGCatgtaaatgaataataattatgcCTATTGTCATTTCTCAGGCATATCGTTGGATGATTGACTCTCGAGATGAGTTCACAGAGGAGCGTCTGTCCAAGCTGCAGGATCCTTTCTCTCTGTACCGCTGCCACACTATCATGAACTGCACCAAAACCTGCCCCAAGGTAACCTGTCACCTCACATcttcagccacacacacacacagtacacacacacgcaccacaGCTCCAGCGTATCATGATACAGTCTTCACAAGCCCATATGTAGGTTGAAAGAGTTATTGGTTGatgtaataattcctcctgtaaTAACTGGTAATTTTGACAATCATTTGAGCACATTTTTGagccaaaatgacaaaaactaaCCGGTTCCAGCTTCCCACATGTGCATACATTCTGGTTTTTATACTCCTCTACGATAACAAAAAGATTATCTGTGGGTTTTGGACTATAGATAAGTCAGTTTAAGAGTAACCACGGGCATTTTGGGATGGATATTTTTCACAATTAAATTTCTGTAATTGTCATGACATTTTATGACCCATAACAA contains:
- the sdhb gene encoding succinate dehydrogenase [ubiquinone] iron-sulfur subunit, mitochondrial — protein: MSVAAFSSLSRCSVLAFRSPAGLVAVRYAQTAAAPASQPRIKKFQVYRWDPDTPGDKPRMQTYDIDLNTCGPMVLDALIKIKNEMDSTLTFRRSCREGICGSCAMNINGGNTLACLNKIDTNISKPTKIYPLPHMYVVKDLVPDMSNFYAQYKSIEPYLKKKDDSKEGKEQYLQSVEDRQKLDGLYECILCACCSTSCPSYWWNGDKYLGPAVLMQAYRWMIDSRDEFTEERLSKLQDPFSLYRCHTIMNCTKTCPKGLNPGKAIAEIKKMMATYKEKKAAAV